One stretch of Ipomoea triloba cultivar NCNSP0323 chromosome 8, ASM357664v1 DNA includes these proteins:
- the LOC116026689 gene encoding conglutin alpha 2-like has product MGKKRVVKKTKELSVAIAESSSMTGDNLQQQQQQTPRKRGRPRKIVPKEEEFEEQTGKEDVAESETKKPRISGEEESSEHKVETKGKVEASSSPSKKEDDEEASRNISQKQQARSRGRRKSKPRKSS; this is encoded by the coding sequence atgGGGAAGAAGAGGGTTGTGAAGAAGACAAAGGAGTTATCAGTTGCAATTGCAGAGTCATCTTCCATGACTGGAGATAAtcttcaacaacaacaacaacaaactcCAAGAAAGAGAGGGAGGCCAAGAAAGATTGTGCccaaagaagaagaatttgaaGAACAGACTGGAAAAGAAGATGTTGCAGAGAGTGAAACCAAGAAGCCCAGAATCAGTGGAGAAGAGGAATCATCAGAGCATAAAGTGGAGACTAAAGGAAAGGTTGAAGCTTCATCTTCACCATCCAAGaaggaagatgatgaagaagcaTCAAGAAACATATCACAGAAACAGCAGGCTAGGAGCAGAGGCAGAAGAAAAAGCAAGCCAAGAAAGAGCAGCTGA
- the LOC116027409 gene encoding uncharacterized protein At1g01500, giving the protein MGNSHESLTNGKLDDSGLQIIKHPLFYQSYSKSLLSWLDIRVFYIRVSNFVVDGSTPGSLTLNHIPLSPDTLLEVNGARCSMHSEGASCVLRRDRVDKKSEEATFVSTDSIRLTGSVKFEVFDRDDLVLSGVLEISNSNGVIGESKNSVRKWKMNCEPVMSAGSGFLKGKHITGSDSPTIEVYVAGCFSGTPIILTKTLQLNHWKKQHRKGILGSIPEDGTTDAQKDVASSGLNLQVPDYTSYKPESEEDYNDAYWRHTEYLDGEDGELSWFNAGVRVGVGIGLGICVGVGIGVGLLVRSYHSTTRNFRRRFI; this is encoded by the exons ATGGGGAATTCTCATGAATCTTTGACCAATGGAAAACTGGACGATTCAGGTCTCCAGATTATCAAGCACCCTCTATTCTACCAGTCCTATAGCAAATCGTTACTTTCTTGGCTTGATATAAGGGTGTTCTATATCAGAGTCAGCAATTTCGTGGTCGATGGTTCAACTCCGGGGAGTCTCACTCTTAACCATATACCTCTAAGCCCCGATACACTCCTTGAAGTGAATGGCGCGAGGTGCTCAATGCATTCAGAAGGAGCATCTTGCGTTTTGCGAAGGGACCGGGTGGATAAGAAATCTGAAGAGGCTACATTTGTGAGCACCGACAGTATAAGATTGACGGGGAGTGTGAAGTTCGAGGTTTTTGATAGAGATGATCTTGTGCTTTCTGGGGTTTTGGAGATTTCCAATAGCAACGGTGTTATAGGGGAATCGAAGAACAGTGTCAGGAAATGGAAAATGAATTGCGAACCGGTGATGAGTGCTGGCTCTGGATTTTTGAAGGGAAAACATATCACGGGTTCTGATTCACCAACAATCGAAGTTTACGTTGCTGGATGTTTCTCGGGGACTCCAATCATCTTAACCAAGACTTTGCAGCTTAATCACTGGAAGAAACAACACAGAAAGGGGATTTTGGGTTCAATTCCCGAAGATGGAACAACTGATGCACAAAAAGATGTTGCCTCTTCTGGACTCAATCTACAG GTACCGGACTATACGAGTTACAAACCAGAAAGCGAAGAAGACTACAACGATGCATACTGGCGACACACGGAATATCTGGATGGTGAAGACGGGGAACTCTCCTGGTTTAACGCGGGGGTCAGAGTAGGAGTTGGGATTGGGCTCGGGATTTGTGTGGGAGTCGGGATAGGGGTTGGATTGCTAGTCCGTAGTTACCATTCCACTACTAGGAACTTCAGAAGGCGATTTATATGA
- the LOC116027736 gene encoding S-adenosyl-L-methionine-dependent tRNA 4-demethylwyosine synthase has product MSPSATSLSTRLAVLGLLSATTIFFFYKSRRHLLRRLKASTLLPAQTTNRNSTGKIFFLSETGTSKTLANRLRAFLALKDLHFDLIDPRDYEPEDLHKESVVLIVASTWEDGKPPKNGGFLGNWLTESSDDFRVGALLLSKCKFAIFGVGSRSYGETFNAVAKDFSKRLRKLGAAEVLEVCEGDVDEGNVDEVFDEWCKRLARSLKGNCGENGRCCSKGVVEESDGEVSECDDYDSEIEENGEDNGIVDLEDIAGKAPSSKTMVKAKANGKANGETLNGEKEMVTPVIRASLEKQGYKIIGSHSGVKICRWTKSQLRGRGGCYKHSFYGIESHRCMEATPSLACANKCVFCWRHHTNPVGKSWRWKMDNPLEIVETAIELHSKMIKQMKGVPGVKADRLAEGLSPRHCALSLVGEPIMYPEINSLVDELHRKRISTFLVTNAQFPDRIMMLKPITQLYVSVDAATKESLKAIDRPLFGDFWERFMDSLKALKEKQQRTVYRLTLVKGWNTEDVDAYSSLFSIGNPDFIEIKGVTYCGSSATSKLTMENVPWHSDVKEFSEALAKKSNGEYEVACEHVHSCCVLLAKVEKFKIDGQWFTWIDYEKFHDLVASGKPFSSGDYMAPTPSWAVYGAEEGGFDPEQSRYKKERHHRSTR; this is encoded by the exons ATGTCTCCTTCAGCCACTTCTCTTTCTACGCGACTCGCCGTGCTGGGCCTCCTCTCCGCCACCacaatcttcttcttctacaaGTCCCGTCGCCACCTCCTCCGCCGCCTCAAGGCCTCCACATTACTCCCTGCCCAGACCACTAACCGCAACTCTACCGGCAAAATATTCTTTCTTTCTGAAACCGGCACTTCCAAAACCCTAGCTAATCGCCTGCGCGCCTTCCTGGCCCTAAAAGATCTGCACTTTGACCTCATTGACCCTAGGGATTACGAGCCCGAGGATTTGCACAAAGAAAGTGTAGTTCTCATTGTAGCCTCCACTTGGGAAGACGGGAAGCCTCCTAAAAACGGTGGCTTTTTAGGGAATTGGTTAACCGAGAGCTCTGATGACTTCAGAGTTGGAGCTTTGTTGCTCAGCAAGTGTAAATTTGCAATCTTTGGTGTTGGGAGTAGGTCTTATGGGGAGACGTTTAATGCTGTTGctaaagatttttcaaagagatTGCGCAAACTTGGGGCTGCTGAGGTTTTGGAGGTCTGTGAGGGGGATGTAGATGAGGGGAATGTGGATGAGGTGTTTGATGAATGGTGTAAGAGATTGGCTAGGAGTTTGAAAGGTAATTGTGGTGAAAATGGAAGGTGCTGTTCTAAGGGTGTTGTTGAGGAGAGTGATGGTGAGGTCAGTGAGTGTGATGATTATGATAGTGAGATAGAGGAAAATGGAGAGGACAATGGGATTGTTGATCTCGAGGATATTGCCGGTAAAGCGCCATCAAGTAAAACAATGGTGAAAGCTAAGGCCAATGGGAAGGCAAATGGTGAAACATTAAATGGGGAGAAGGAAATGGTTACTCCTGTTATCAGGGCCAGTTTGGAGAAGCAG GGGTATAAAATAATAGGTTCACATAGTGGTGTGAAAATTTGTAGATGGACAAAATCACAACTTCGAGGGCGTGGAGGTTGCTACAAGCATTCCTTTTATGGCATTGAGAGCCACAG GTGCATGGAGGCAACCCCTAGTTTAGCCTGTGCCAACAAGTGTGTTTTCTGTTGGAGACATCATACAAACCCTGTAGGGAAAAGCTGGCGGTGGAAGATGGACAATCCTTTGGAAATTGTGGAAACTGCAATAGAGTTGCACTCGAAAAtgataaaacaaatgaaaggaGTTCCAG GTGTTAAAGCAGATCGCTTGGCTGAGGGTCTTTCTCCTAGGCATTGTGCATTATCACTTGTTGGTGAACCTATTATGTATCCAGAGATAAATTCACTTGTAGATGAGTTGCATCGGAAGCGGATTTCAACTTTTCTAGTAACAAATGCACAATTCCCTGACAGGATAATGATGCTAAAACCAATCACACAG TTATATGTTAGTGTTGATGCTGCTACAAAGGAGAGTTTGAAAGCAATTGATAGACCACTATTTGGAGACTTCTGGGAGCGATTTATG GACTCCTTGAAAGCTCTTAAGGAGAAGCAACAACGAACTGTCTACCGCTTGACACTAGTTAAAGGGTGGAACACAGAAGATGTAGACGCCTATTCTAGCCTATTCAGCATTGGAAACCCCGATTTCATTGAAATCAAAGGTGTCACTTATTGTGGATC GTCCGCTACGTCAAAGTTAACAATGGAGAATGTGCCATGGCATTCCGATGTGAAGGAGTTCTCCGAAGCCTTGGCTAAGAAAAGCAACGGGGAGTACGAAGTTGCGTGTGAACATGTGCATTCTTGTTGTGTTCTTCTAGCCAAAGTCGAGAAGTTTAAGATCGATGGCCAGTGGTTCACATGGATAGACTACGAGAAGTTTCACGATCTG GTCGCTTCTGGAAAACCGTTTAGCAGTGGAGATTACATGGCTCCCACGCCATCATGGGCCGTGTATGGAGCAGAGGAAGGCGGGTTTGATCCAGAGCAATCGCGCTACAAAAAGGAGAGGCATCACAGATCAACTCGCTGA